TCAGTCAACAATACCCTTGCAGTCATCGAGGGTTTTTTAGGCAAGGCTTCCGAGTTTGTCCGCACCCCGAAGTATAACATCAAGGATCGTAACAACGCTCAAAGCCGCAAATCTTATAAGACCAAACTAGGTATCTCGACTTTCATAGAGCTCATTCTGGGGCTATATCTCGCTGCAACGGCGGTATATGCCTTGCTTACACTCCAGTTTGCTATTCTACCCTTTATAATCCTTTATTCCTTAGGGTTTCTTTCCTTCAGTTTTTCGTCTATAACAGCGGCACTTAGAAGGGAGACGGTTGGAGTTGCGGAGCCTTTGTATGATAAAGCAAAAATCGAATGAATTCTACCTTGTATCGATAAAACCACTCCTTATAATCCAGAGAACGATTGTTGACGAATTCGATATTAATTCCGTCCCATAATAATGGCTTTTCTGAAAAGACTATTGACAAAAATCAAGAAAGCCGAAGGGAGTAAGATGAGAAGGATTACAACAATTTTGTTGTTCTACGCAACAACGGCAGCTATTGCTGCACCTCAAGTAGTTAGCCAGACTCCTGGCGGAGTCGAAATCAAACTATCAGATAGCCGGGAAATAAATCTACTGCAGTCGCATTCGCGCATAAACCTCAAAGAAGTATACCCTGATGCGGAGATGATAGGCCTACCGGGCGGTCCGGCGCTCCCGCGATACAGATTGCTTGTGGGCCTACCTCCAGAGGGCGAGGTAAATTTCAACTACTCAATAGGTTCTCGCAGGGAGCTGGATGGAGTTGAGCTTGAAACCTACACCATGCCTGGAATTGGTCCTGCAGTCAAAGACAACGCCGGCTGGGCTGATACCCTGACCCCCATAGCTTACTATGTGACCAGGTGGCGAGATTATCGAATCGCGGTTGTTGAAATAACACCACTCAGATACTTTTCAAAAGACCGCCGGCTTGTTATCCTGTACGATATAGACATCAACATCTCCTTTGGAGCAAATGCAGGAATGTCTCGTTTCGAGGAAGACCAGTTTGATGAAATCTACAAGGGTGCGATTGCAAACTATGAACAGGTCAAGTCAGAGAAAATAAAATCTGCAGCTGAAATCAATAACCCGTTTTCAGAGTCCGGCAATTGGATAAAAATAACCGTGCCTGAGGATGGCGTTTATAAAATCGGGTTCACGGAATTAAGAAAAGCAGGGGTAGATCCTTCAAAGATAGACCCTTCTAGCCTCAAGATTCTTTATCCCCGCAAGAGTTCGCCTGAAGAACCATTCCCCGATACTCTTTCAGAGCTGCCTTGTTTTGTTCATGGAGAAGGTGACGGAAGGTTCGATCGTTCCGATTTCATGATTTTCTTCGGGCAGGGTGCCAATCACTGGAATTACACCGAGCGCAAATTCGAAGTAAATCCTTATGTAAAGGAAAATGTATATTGGCTGACCTGGGGAACCGGAAAAGGAAGTAGGATTAAAACCCGGCCTGCATACGTCTCAGAAGATGCCCCTTTGACATCTGCGAAAAGCGTCCTTCACTTTGAGGAAGACAAGGAATGCCCGGCTCGTTCAGGATTTCTTTGGTTGTGGAAGAGCATGCAGAAGAACACATCCATTCTGCGTGACAGCTTTACGCTTAGTCTTGAAGGAATCACTAAAATCGACACATTCACTTTCAGGGCTTATGCAGATTCTGCAGGAGGGGGGTTCCGGTTGCTGGTCGGATCAGATACTCTTGATTATCGTCCCCTTATAACGAACGGCGTGATATCGGATCCGGATTACTCGGTTTCAAATCCGGAGATAGAACCTAGTGATCGGTGGAATCTCATAGTTGAATTTTTCGGAGATGGCTACAAGGGATTTTATCCTGATTGGATACGGATTGTTGGTGATAGGAGCTTATCCTTCAACGAGAATCCATACTGGGTAGTAACTGAAGGGGACCAGAACTATCGAATCGATGACTTGAATGCAACACCTTATCTTTTCGATCTCTCCGATCCTCAAGATCCTGTTCTATTAACGGATTGGGAGAATAAAAACAGCCAACTGACATTCAATCCGCGGAGTTCTTCAAGCATCCCTCTCTGGATAGCCGACAACAAAGGTATTAAGACGCCGTCTCTGCTTATGGCTAATCCAGGTACGTTATGGACTGAAGACTGGCGGGTAGATTACATAATCGTTTCGACAGATGAGAATTTTGATGCCGCTAATGAATATAAAGATTACCGCAATGATAATCTGGAGATTAAAGGGGTAGCCGATCCTAAAGTAAAAGCGGTAAACATTGAAGATATTGTTCAGGATTTCGGTTACGGACTTGCCGAGCCTCAGGCTTTAAGACATTTTCTTTCGTACGCGTATTCGAGCGGACTGGCAAGACCGCGCTACGTTCTGCTGCTTGGTGACGGAACATACGATTACAAGAACAATTGGGGGTACGGTTCAAGACCCGAGTATCTTCTTATTCACACTAAAGATTATCTTCTCGATCCCAACGTGTTGACCGGGTCTGGCGCAGCTGAAGACGGCTGGTTTGTTGAATTCGACGACAAAGGCTTTTTCCCTGAAATGTCTGTAAGCCGTATTACGGCTAGAGACAATAACGAAGCCAGGAATATTCTTGACAAGATAAAAAGATACGAATCCTCGCCTAAGGAAGCCTGGTCATCACGTGTTCTCCTTCTTTCAGATGATTTCTACCAGGGAAGCTTGTCTAAGCCGGATGATATTACCAATCACGTTTCGGCTTGTGAGAAACTAGAAGAGCTTTTATATCCCGAGTTCGATCCGGTTAAGGTTTATCTTTCCGACTACTCGTTTGTCGGGGGACTTAAACCTGGCGCCCATGACGCCTTGATGTATGCGCTTGACAAGGGCGCTCTCCTGTGGTTCTATTTCGGACACGGTAAGGGCGATCAGTTAACGCATGAGAAGGTTTTTCTAACAACCGATGTGCCTGCAGTATCAAACGGAAGCAAACTGCCTCTAGCTATGTTCTGCTCATGCGGTATCGGAAGATTCGAAGATACGCGCTGGGAATGCGTTGCAGAAGAACTGGTAAGAAACTCAGAAGGAGCTATTGCATCTATTGCAGCAACCAAAGGTACAGGGCCTACGAACAACGAGAAACTTGCAGATAGTCTTGTCAACACATTCCGGAATCTCAAACATGCCAATCTGGGTGACGTTTTCTTCGCCATTACGCCTATTGACAAGATGTACATTCTTTTTGGTGATCCGGGAACGAGCCTAGTGTTTCCTGAAACGGGATCATTTTCTTCTACGCCGGTTGATTTTACGACCGCAGATACGGCTGAGATTTCCTTCAATTCCAACATGGCAAACGGCAGTTGGTTTGCTTCGGCTTACGGAAGCTGGTTCGAAAAGACCGCCGAAGGTTCATCTCAGACGTACAATCACAAAGGAGAGCTATTGTATTACTCGGAGGGGGCTCTCTCAAGCGGTGAAAAAATCCTTAAGTTTCTCGTACCAACCGGAATCAGGGAAGGCAGCCTGGCTTATTGGTATATATTGTGTGCAACCGATGACTCCCTGAAGGTCTTCAGATATGATTCCCTTGGGGTCTTGGCCGGTTCGTCAACATCTTCTGATCATAAAGGTCCACTTGCCAGCTTCATCGTTAACTCAAAAGAACTCATTGACGGTGATACGGTGCCTTCGTCCTTCACTCTGGAGATTGAGCTCGAGGATCCATCCGGTATTAATCTTACCGGGCTTCCAGGTGTAGGACTTGGTGGCGGAAACCCGTTCAGCATCATGATAAATGACCAAAAAACAGAACTTGCTTCCTATTTCGAGTATGAAACTGAGAGCGGCGAAGCTGCATCTAAGGGTAGGGTAATTCTGCCTGTAGAACTAAGCAGTGAACAAAATAAGCTTATCCTTTATGCGGTTGATAATCTCCGAAATACATCTAAGTACGAGTTGAATGTATTTTCTTCCTCAATCAGTAGTATTGAAATCAAGGATGCGCTCGTATATCCTAACCCGGTATCCTCTTCTGCGGATTTTACCTTTGAAGTAAACGTGGCATCAAAGGTTTCTATTCAGATATTCTCAATCAGTGGAAGACTTCTCAGAAAGCTTCCTGCTGTTTCTTATCCATCAGGATTCAATCTCTATCCATGGGACGGATTGGACGCCCAGGGCAGACCCTTACCTAACGGCGTGTATATTTACCGATTGAGCGCCGAGGGCGAGGATGAAAGGTTTGCAGGATTGCGTACAGCGGTAAACGAAAAGTTTATCGTTATCCGCTAAAACTGAGAAAAAACTCTTGAAAGAGTTAACCTTATGGCTTGAGCCCTGGATGGGCGGAACTCTTCCTGTTTCGAGCATTTTTTACTCATGCGGGAAAAGAGTCATTTCTAACTATATACTTGGCTCCTTAAAACCCTCAGCCAGAGAACGCGCATACATGCGGCTTCTTGTTTTTTTTGAAGAAAAAATACGGGGAATCAAGCGCGCCAAGATAAGCGTCATTCATTCCGATATTACTCTAAAAGATCCAAGGTTTTCATTCGCTCAAAGCGAATCACTTGATTTGCGAGAAGATTTAATCTTCTCATCTTCCTTTGCTGATATTCTCGCGGACCAGACTATTCTCCACGGAGCGCTTGAAGAAGGAGATAAAATGAAACTGATTCTTCAGGCATTATACGGCGCACAACATCTGCTTGGCAATATTGACAAAGCCCGCCGTTTTTTTATTGATGAATGGAATTCTTTAGAAATTGTCAATAATGAACCTTTAGCCGAGTCTATTTCTCCTGACGGAGAACTGTACAGAATGAATTTAAGACCGTCAAAGGAGATAGGCATATCGCCGGCATCATTGTTTGATTGTGTTGTAACTTCAGCTCAAAAAATTACAACTGATAAAGAAAAAAGAAGCAAGAGTCTATCCCATCAATTAGAATCCCAACCGGTACATCTTGATAATTTGGACTCTTTACCACCAAGGCATAGCGCCCCTTATCGCCAAAGAAACAATCCTTCATACCGTGTCATTGATTTTGAACAAATATCCATTCTTTTGAAGAAAACTGGCATTGCATGAGACTGTCAAGAAGAAAGTTATGCCAAAGAAGTAATTAGTGCCACTTTAATTCCCATCGGCATACTTGCCCTCCGTTCTGCCAACGACAGCTTAGTTCCTCAACACAGACTTCCTTTCCGCCCAGCAGCTCGCATCCGCGTTTGAGCCAGGATTTTATTATTACGCAATGAAGGGCTCCACCGTTGTAGTCAGCAAGCTCTAGTAACGCTTTTTTTTGATGTTCATCAAGCACGGCAAGGCGGAATTCGCCTGAATCGTCGTAACGAGGCCATAGATGAGGCGTTCGTCTTAGCGCACTAGGAATTGAAACAAATGCGACAAGCGGTTTAAGAACTCCGCCGAGGTCGACTTCGGCAAGATAACTACCGAGTTCGCCAAGTATTGATTCATCGCCTCCCCCTATTTCACTTACGATATGTTCGTAAATTGACGTAAGATGTTCAAGAGGATACCACAATCTGGATTCGGCTTTTGATAGAGTGTTTGCAGCATCGGGCTGCATTTTAGCCAGAAATAGCTCGAAATCTTCTTCCGAAATCCGTTTCGATATCCAGTTTTTTATTGTTTTGAAAGAGTTACCTCTTGTACTTGCGATTAATGCCTCCTATAAAGACGTAAGAATACTAAAAAGCAAGCTATTTGTCAAGGTAAAGAATTACTTGTTTGATTTTTTCTTAACAACATCGAAGTAAAACTTAATATGATCCTTATAGCGCATGTTAAGTTTATAAATTGCGCTTATAATCAAAAAGCATTATTAAAGATGTCTTTATTTCCCTTTGCTCTTTTTAAGAATCTCTTTGTCTATCTTGAGTCTTAGTTCGTTTATCCTGTCCCTGTAGACGACCGCTTTCTCAAACTCCAGCTGTTCTGCAGCATCCTTCATCAGCTTTTGAAGTTCTGAAATCATTTCAACGCGATCCTCTTCGTTCTTAGGTTCATTGCTTAAGTCTATCTCAGTAGTCTTTCTGCCGTCTGCGACTCCTGTTGTAGCAAGCACCTGTTCTATTGATTTTTTTATGGTCTGGGGAGTTATACCTTTTTCTTCGTTGTATCTTATCTGTTTCTTGCGACGGCGTTCGGATTCGTCAATGGCGGCTTGCATGGATTTTGTTATTTTGTCTCCATAAAGGATAACGAGGCCGTTTACGTTCCTTGCTGCTCGTCCGGCGGTCTGAATCAATGAACGAGCATCGCGCAGGAATCCTTCCTTGTCGGCGTCAAGGACTGCGACGAGTGACACTTCAGGTAAATCAAGACCTTCCCTTAAAAGATTAATGCCTACAAGAATGTCAAAATCACCAAGTCTGAGACCTCTCAGCAGGTCAACACGTTCTATCGCGTTTATCTCAGAATGCATGTAATGAACCTTGAGATTCATTTCAGCAAGATAGGTGGCTAGATCCTCCGCCATTCGTTTTGTAAGTGTCGTAACCAATGTCCTTTCGTTTCTCTCTACCCTTGTACGTATCTCCTCGATGAGATCGTCGACCTGATTTGCAGTTGGTCTTATTACCATTGGAGGATCAACCAATCCTGTAGGTCTTACAACAAGTTCAATCACTCTGTTCTTTGAATTGAGTAGCTCATAATCGCCTGGAGTCGCTGAGGTATAAATTCTCTGACCGGCAAGCTCTTCAAATTCGGAAAATTTGAGAGGTCTGTTATCCAGAGCGGAAGGAAGCCTGAAACCGTGAGTTACAAGATTTTCCTTCCTGATGCGGTCTCCTTTGTACATGCCGTCTATTTGCGGAACTGCAACGTGCGATTCATCAACAATGATAAGATAGTCCTTTGGAAAGTAATCCAAAAGACACCATGGTCTGGAACCAGCCGGCCGTCCCGAAAGGTGTCTTGAATAATTCTCGATTCCTGGACAGTATCCGACTTCCCTGAGCATTTCTATATCATATTTTGTTCTTGTACGCAGGCGCTGGGCTTCCAGGAGCTTACCTTCCTTTTCCAGTTCGCAAACACGCTCCACCATCTCCTCGTGAATCGCCTTTAGGGCGTCCTTAAGAGAGGTTTCTGAAACCATGAAATGCCGGGCAGGAAAAACCATTACGCTTTTGGGTTCATCCTTGATCTTGCCTGATACGGCGTCGAATCTTTTAATTGACGTTATGTCGTCACCAAAGAACTCGACCCTCAGTGCTATGTCTTCGTGAGCGGGCCATATTTCCACCACGTCACCCTTTACTCTGAAGGAGGAACGCTTAAGTTCGTAGTCGTTTCTAGAATACTGCTCACGGACAAGATCAGAAAGGAGTTCGTCTCTATCCAGTTCCTGTCCCACCTTTATCATCTTAACGCGGTCGGCAAACTCTTGTGGTTCGCCAATATTGTATATGCACGATACCGATGCAACTATGATAACGTCTCTTCTTTCAAGTAGTGAAGCGGTAGATCTAAGCCGAAGTCTTTCAATTTCTTCATTAATATCAGCTTCCTTCTCTATGTAAAGGTCGTATTCAGGAACGTACGCTTCGGGCTGATAGTAGTCGTAGTAGGATATGAAGAACTCGACGGCATTCTCCTGAAAGAACTGCCTATATTCACCATAAAGCTGGGCTGCAAGCGTTTTGTTGGGACTCATAACGAGAGTTGGTCTGTTTACTTGTGCAATTACATTTGCCATTACGAACGTTTTACCTGACCCTGTTACACCCAATAGCGTTTGATGTCTTACGCCCTTGTTCAAGCCTTCCACAAGTTGTCCTATAGCTTCTGGTTGGTCACCCTTGGGAACGAGATCTGTAGTTAGTTTGAAGTCTTTCACGAATAGATAAGAGCCAGTATTTCTTCGCGCTTGATGTGCGCCGCTTTTAGTATCGCTTCGACTGTACCTGCAGGCAGATCGCGTCTGTGAAACGGTACCGAAACCCTTGTGTTTTTATCTGTAGAATGCATTATAACGTGGCTTCCAGACTGATGATCTTCATGGAAACCTGCAGTTTTCAGTATGCGCATTATTTCTCTTGATTTCAAGGCTGGGATTTTATTCATCATTCACAGATATCTCTTCAACATAGCAGTTCGAATCGTCGCAAGAAGAGTCACCGTGCTCCTTCAAGCATTTCTTATAGCATTCTATTGCATCCTTGATCATCATTCGCACCTCTTCTATGGTTTCACCGTAGGAAATACATCCATCTAGAGAGGGTACGCAGGCTGTATAACCTCCTTCAGGTTCCTCGCGGATAATCACCTTAAAGCGACTCATATAATAGTATATCTTATCTAGTTATTCCGTCAACCTCTGTTGTTGACCTTTTGCGTAAATAGCTTAGAATAATGAATATGAGTGAACGATCCTTTGATCTTGTGGTCCGTGAAATAGTAAAATGGTCGTTAGCTGAGGACATAGGGACAGGGGATGCAACCACTAATTCCACGATTCCTGAAAAAGCGTCGGCAAGGGCCATAATTTTATGCAAAGAAGACGGAATACTTGCCGGAATTCCGGTAGCTAATGAAACCTTCAGACAGGTAGATCATAACAGTCAAATAACTTTTGACTACAGCGATGGCGATCGAATAAAGAAAGGCAAGCGAATAGCCGAACTGTCCGGATCCGCGCGCGGTATTCTTACAGCTGAACGTACAGCGCTAAATTTCCTCCAGAGGCTTTCAGGAATCGCGACTATTACAGCTCAATTCAGGGATGCAGTCAAGGGCACTAAGGCAAAGATTACGGACACCAGGAAGACCACTCCTGGTCTTAGGGTCCTTGAAAAATATGCTGTTCGTTGCGGGGGAGGGATAAATCACAGGATGGGTCTTTATGATATGATTCTCATTAAAGACAATCATATTGCTGCATGCGGATCGATAACTAATGCAGTTAAAGCCGCAAAAGAAACACAAAGGGGACTCAAGATTGAGGTAGAATGCAAGAGCATTAAGGATGTGAAAGAAGTCATTGGTC
This bacterium DNA region includes the following protein-coding sequences:
- a CDS encoding T9SS type A sorting domain-containing protein, whose protein sequence is MAFLKRLLTKIKKAEGSKMRRITTILLFYATTAAIAAPQVVSQTPGGVEIKLSDSREINLLQSHSRINLKEVYPDAEMIGLPGGPALPRYRLLVGLPPEGEVNFNYSIGSRRELDGVELETYTMPGIGPAVKDNAGWADTLTPIAYYVTRWRDYRIAVVEITPLRYFSKDRRLVILYDIDINISFGANAGMSRFEEDQFDEIYKGAIANYEQVKSEKIKSAAEINNPFSESGNWIKITVPEDGVYKIGFTELRKAGVDPSKIDPSSLKILYPRKSSPEEPFPDTLSELPCFVHGEGDGRFDRSDFMIFFGQGANHWNYTERKFEVNPYVKENVYWLTWGTGKGSRIKTRPAYVSEDAPLTSAKSVLHFEEDKECPARSGFLWLWKSMQKNTSILRDSFTLSLEGITKIDTFTFRAYADSAGGGFRLLVGSDTLDYRPLITNGVISDPDYSVSNPEIEPSDRWNLIVEFFGDGYKGFYPDWIRIVGDRSLSFNENPYWVVTEGDQNYRIDDLNATPYLFDLSDPQDPVLLTDWENKNSQLTFNPRSSSSIPLWIADNKGIKTPSLLMANPGTLWTEDWRVDYIIVSTDENFDAANEYKDYRNDNLEIKGVADPKVKAVNIEDIVQDFGYGLAEPQALRHFLSYAYSSGLARPRYVLLLGDGTYDYKNNWGYGSRPEYLLIHTKDYLLDPNVLTGSGAAEDGWFVEFDDKGFFPEMSVSRITARDNNEARNILDKIKRYESSPKEAWSSRVLLLSDDFYQGSLSKPDDITNHVSACEKLEELLYPEFDPVKVYLSDYSFVGGLKPGAHDALMYALDKGALLWFYFGHGKGDQLTHEKVFLTTDVPAVSNGSKLPLAMFCSCGIGRFEDTRWECVAEELVRNSEGAIASIAATKGTGPTNNEKLADSLVNTFRNLKHANLGDVFFAITPIDKMYILFGDPGTSLVFPETGSFSSTPVDFTTADTAEISFNSNMANGSWFASAYGSWFEKTAEGSSQTYNHKGELLYYSEGALSSGEKILKFLVPTGIREGSLAYWYILCATDDSLKVFRYDSLGVLAGSSTSSDHKGPLASFIVNSKELIDGDTVPSSFTLEIELEDPSGINLTGLPGVGLGGGNPFSIMINDQKTELASYFEYETESGEAASKGRVILPVELSSEQNKLILYAVDNLRNTSKYELNVFSSSISSIEIKDALVYPNPVSSSADFTFEVNVASKVSIQIFSISGRLLRKLPAVSYPSGFNLYPWDGLDAQGRPLPNGVYIYRLSAEGEDERFAGLRTAVNEKFIVIR
- the uvrB gene encoding excinuclease ABC subunit UvrB, encoding MKDFKLTTDLVPKGDQPEAIGQLVEGLNKGVRHQTLLGVTGSGKTFVMANVIAQVNRPTLVMSPNKTLAAQLYGEYRQFFQENAVEFFISYYDYYQPEAYVPEYDLYIEKEADINEEIERLRLRSTASLLERRDVIIVASVSCIYNIGEPQEFADRVKMIKVGQELDRDELLSDLVREQYSRNDYELKRSSFRVKGDVVEIWPAHEDIALRVEFFGDDITSIKRFDAVSGKIKDEPKSVMVFPARHFMVSETSLKDALKAIHEEMVERVCELEKEGKLLEAQRLRTRTKYDIEMLREVGYCPGIENYSRHLSGRPAGSRPWCLLDYFPKDYLIIVDESHVAVPQIDGMYKGDRIRKENLVTHGFRLPSALDNRPLKFSEFEELAGQRIYTSATPGDYELLNSKNRVIELVVRPTGLVDPPMVIRPTANQVDDLIEEIRTRVERNERTLVTTLTKRMAEDLATYLAEMNLKVHYMHSEINAIERVDLLRGLRLGDFDILVGINLLREGLDLPEVSLVAVLDADKEGFLRDARSLIQTAGRAARNVNGLVILYGDKITKSMQAAIDESERRRKKQIRYNEEKGITPQTIKKSIEQVLATTGVADGRKTTEIDLSNEPKNEEDRVEMISELQKLMKDAAEQLEFEKAVVYRDRINELRLKIDKEILKKSKGK
- a CDS encoding type II toxin-antitoxin system HicA family toxin, producing the protein MRILKTAGFHEDHQSGSHVIMHSTDKNTRVSVPFHRRDLPAGTVEAILKAAHIKREEILALIYS
- a CDS encoding type II toxin-antitoxin system HicB family antitoxin, giving the protein MSRFKVIIREEPEGGYTACVPSLDGCISYGETIEEVRMMIKDAIECYKKCLKEHGDSSCDDSNCYVEEISVNDE
- the nadC gene encoding carboxylating nicotinate-nucleotide diphosphorylase, which codes for MNMSERSFDLVVREIVKWSLAEDIGTGDATTNSTIPEKASARAIILCKEDGILAGIPVANETFRQVDHNSQITFDYSDGDRIKKGKRIAELSGSARGILTAERTALNFLQRLSGIATITAQFRDAVKGTKAKITDTRKTTPGLRVLEKYAVRCGGGINHRMGLYDMILIKDNHIAACGSITNAVKAAKETQRGLKIEVECKSIKDVKEVIGLSDIDRVMFDNMSVDNIEQAVKIVNSRIETEASGGVNLKTVREIALAGVDYISVGYITHSARALDISLEIVSMEG